From Anoplopoma fimbria isolate UVic2021 breed Golden Eagle Sablefish chromosome 11, Afim_UVic_2022, whole genome shotgun sequence, one genomic window encodes:
- the LOC129098205 gene encoding GTPase IMAP family member 8-like codes for MSGTLPHTATWHEERGEFNGQKLVIIDTPGMMHTELTKKQVEDAIVESIILAATGIHMFLLVTKTRSPTIGDEATVEVFKRMFGEHFKDYTLALFTNRDGKKLQPEDVDDLVKNNTIKVDEYQAISKNNNREQVKELLTKIKNIVQDREEKKKMYTSEMLKKAQEIIKEQEEKRLPEDKDTKSDLRIVLLGKVGVGKSSSGNTILGDETLFPITEGQISATKTCEKKTKDIDNRKVTVVDTPGLLQKNRKEQELVAEIKRSISLADPGPNVFLIVLDAEDEFTAEEIQMLEIIKNTFGKKIWDYTMVLITKVEEENKDNVETFIRSNNNLLDLIVKCKWGYHAFFEDDKEDANKVPELLKKITERVQANKERCYTKQMLREAEEALIKKQVQKKEKKGRLAFLCIATFVGVLVGGPFGYLAVTAPVTIVIGVALGCVGGGILAAAVAGSVIIAKKYCTRKNNRGDWF; via the exons ATGTCTGGCACACTTCCTCACACTG CAACGTGGcatgaagagagaggagagtttaACGGCCAGAAACTGGTTATCATCGATACTCCAGGTATGATGCACACAGAGCTAACCAAAAAACAGGTGGAAGACGCAATCGTGGAGTCCATCATACTTGCCGCTACAGGAATTCACATGTTTCTGCTTGTTACGAAGACAAGATCGCCTACAATAGGGGATGAAGCTACAGTGGAAGTCTTTAAGAGGATGTTCGGCGAACATTTCAAAGATTACACATTGGCCTTGTTCACCAatagagatggaaaaaaacttCAGCCCGAAGATGTAGACGACTTGGTCAAGAACAACACCATAAAGGTTGATGAATACCAAGCcatcagcaaaaacaacaaccgGGAACAAGTGAAGGAGCTTCTGACGAAGATCAAAAACATTGTtcaagacagagaagaaaagaagaagatgtaCACCAGCGAAATGTTGAAGAAGGCTCAGGAAATCAtaaaggagcaggaggagaagagattGCCGGAAGACAAGG ATACAAAGTCAGACCTGAGGATCGTACTGCTTGGGAAGGTCGGCGTTGGGAAGAGTTCTTCAGGAAACACCATCCTGGGTGATGAAACTCTATTTCCCATAACGGAAGGCCAAATCTCTGCTACAAAGACGTgcgagaagaaaacaaaagatattGACAACCGAAAGGTGACGGTTGTTGATACTCCGGGTTTGCTtcaaaagaacagaaaagaacaGGAGTTGGTGGCAGAGATCAAGAGATCCATCTCACTTGCCGATCCCGGTCCTAACGTCTTCCTGATTGTGCTGGATGCGGAAGATGAATTCACAGCAGAAGAAATTCAAATGTTGGAAATcatcaaaaacacttttggcaaaaaaatatgGGATTACACTATGGTCTTGATCACTAaggtagaagaagagaataaAGACAACGTCGAAACCTTTATTCGGTCAAATAACAATCTCCTCGACCTCATCGTTAAGTGCAAGTGGGGTTACCATGCCTTTTTCGAAGATGACAAAGAAGATGCTAATAAAGTCCCTGAGTTGCTGAAGAAGATTACCGAAAGGGTTCAGGCAAATAAAGAAAGATGCTACACTAAACAGATGCTCAGAGAGGCTGAAGAGGCCTTAATCAAAAAACAGgtacaaaagaaagaaaagaaaggcagGCTAGCCTTTTTATGCATTGCTACTTTTGTTGGAGTTCTGGTCGGAGGTCCGTTTGGGTATCTTGCTGTTACTGCTCCGGTGACGATAGTGATCGGAGTTGCACTGGGATGTGTCGGGGGTGGGATACTGGCAGCAGCGGTGGCAGGTTCAGTGATTATCGCCAAGAAATACTGcaccagaaaaaacaacaggggAGACTGGTTTTAA
- the mettl23 gene encoding methyltransferase-like protein 23 isoform X1 gives MEHSGEETPSREFTFRDNNSEDCLCVSIPEVLDPQYGMYVWPSAVVLAQYLWKRREELRFSTVLELGAGVSLPGVVAARCGAQVILSDGAKTPLCLQNCRRSCEANGLRDVAVVTLTWGEVSPELLLLPELHIILGSDVFYEPQDFEDVLLTVAFLLRKNPRAQFWTTYQERSADWSIEALLHRWNLNCVDVQLETFDADEAELAGSTLPGNHSVLLMIITLRTEDEVM, from the exons ATGGAGCACAGTGGAGAGGAGACACCGAGCAGAGAGTTCACCTTCAGAGACAACAACAGTGAGgactgcctgtgtgtgtccataCCAGAG gttCTGGACCCACAGTATGGGATGTATGTGTGGCCCAGTGCCGTGGTGCTGGCTCAGTATCTATGGAAAcggagagaggagctgagattCAGCACAGTGCTGGAG CTTGGTGCAGGTGTGAGTCTACCAGGTGTGGTGGCGGCGAGGTGCGGTGCTCAGGTGATCCTGTCTGACGGCGCTAAGActcctctgtgtctgcagaACTGCCGGCGCAGCTGTGAGGCCAACGGGCTCCGAGACGTGGCCGTGGTGACTCTCACCTGGGGGGAGGTCTCACCtgagctcctcctgctcccaGAGCTCCACATCATCTTGGGATCGGACGTTTTCTACGAGCCTCAGG ATTTTGAAGACGTCCTCCTGACTGTTGCTTTCCTTCTGAGGAAAAACCCCAGAGCTCAGTTCTGGACCACATACCAGGAGAGGAG TGCTGATTGGTCGATTGAAGCGCTGCTCCACAGGTGGAATCTAAACTGTGTCGACGTTCAGCTGGAAACATTTGATGCAGACGAAGCTGAGCTGGCTGGATCGACTCTACCAGGAAACCACAGCGTCCTCCTGATGATCATCACCCTGAGGACGGAGGATGAGGTCATGTGA
- the mettl23 gene encoding methyltransferase-like protein 23 isoform X2, translating into MEHSGEETPSREFTFRDNNSEDCLCVSIPEVLDPQYGMYVWPSAVVLAQYLWKRREELRFSTVLENCRRSCEANGLRDVAVVTLTWGEVSPELLLLPELHIILGSDVFYEPQDFEDVLLTVAFLLRKNPRAQFWTTYQERSADWSIEALLHRWNLNCVDVQLETFDADEAELAGSTLPGNHSVLLMIITLRTEDEVM; encoded by the exons ATGGAGCACAGTGGAGAGGAGACACCGAGCAGAGAGTTCACCTTCAGAGACAACAACAGTGAGgactgcctgtgtgtgtccataCCAGAG gttCTGGACCCACAGTATGGGATGTATGTGTGGCCCAGTGCCGTGGTGCTGGCTCAGTATCTATGGAAAcggagagaggagctgagattCAGCACAGTGCTGGAG aACTGCCGGCGCAGCTGTGAGGCCAACGGGCTCCGAGACGTGGCCGTGGTGACTCTCACCTGGGGGGAGGTCTCACCtgagctcctcctgctcccaGAGCTCCACATCATCTTGGGATCGGACGTTTTCTACGAGCCTCAGG ATTTTGAAGACGTCCTCCTGACTGTTGCTTTCCTTCTGAGGAAAAACCCCAGAGCTCAGTTCTGGACCACATACCAGGAGAGGAG TGCTGATTGGTCGATTGAAGCGCTGCTCCACAGGTGGAATCTAAACTGTGTCGACGTTCAGCTGGAAACATTTGATGCAGACGAAGCTGAGCTGGCTGGATCGACTCTACCAGGAAACCACAGCGTCCTCCTGATGATCATCACCCTGAGGACGGAGGATGAGGTCATGTGA